The following proteins come from a genomic window of Hymenobacter canadensis:
- the xseA gene encoding exodeoxyribonuclease VII large subunit has product MPPLYNRRSEPGLPAPAAPPVALPLAELLLRVKQTLTERFADSYWVVAEIADLTLPRFAGAHCYLTLTDQHQTGRGAQLKAQARATIWSQRYQQLAPAFAEHTGQELRPGLKIMLRVQVKFHEQYGLSLDVLALDPTYTVGELARQRLETIRKLEEKGLLERQRALPLALAPQRLAIISSPTAAGFQDFVRQLEESAYAFSLALFPAAMQGDDAPASIRTALDAIRPHRQRFDAVVIIRGGGSKTDLLAFDDYGLAAAIGAFPLPVLTGIGHERDEAVVDMAAHLALKTPTAVAAFLSERLARLDAVFESYGARVQELAQQSLYAAAAHLDRLGRRTHQSAQGCLQDHHTALRQRVRATAPLARQRLRQQEVLLSQQRQALQRAAHHAAEDQHRHLRRLGQLLARRFRYLHRRRREQLLTRRFQLQLAAERLLHRAEIRLLEMTRK; this is encoded by the coding sequence ATGCCACCGCTCTACAACCGCCGTTCCGAACCGGGTTTGCCCGCCCCTGCCGCGCCGCCCGTGGCTTTGCCGCTGGCCGAGCTGCTGCTGCGCGTGAAGCAGACCCTGACTGAGCGGTTTGCCGACTCCTACTGGGTGGTGGCCGAAATTGCCGACCTCACACTGCCGCGCTTTGCCGGCGCCCACTGCTACCTCACTCTCACCGACCAGCACCAGACCGGCCGCGGCGCCCAGCTCAAGGCCCAGGCCCGCGCCACCATCTGGAGCCAGCGCTACCAGCAGCTGGCTCCGGCCTTCGCCGAGCACACCGGTCAGGAGCTGCGCCCCGGCCTGAAAATTATGCTGCGGGTGCAGGTGAAGTTTCATGAGCAGTACGGCCTGAGCCTCGACGTGCTGGCCCTCGACCCCACCTACACTGTGGGCGAGCTGGCCCGGCAGCGCCTCGAAACCATTCGTAAGCTCGAAGAAAAAGGCCTGCTGGAGCGGCAGCGGGCGTTGCCGCTGGCTTTGGCCCCGCAGCGGCTGGCCATCATTTCGTCGCCGACGGCGGCGGGCTTCCAGGATTTCGTGCGCCAGCTGGAGGAGTCGGCATATGCGTTTTCGCTGGCCCTGTTTCCGGCCGCCATGCAGGGCGACGACGCGCCGGCCAGCATCCGGACCGCGCTGGATGCCATCCGGCCCCACCGCCAGCGGTTTGATGCGGTGGTTATCATTCGGGGTGGCGGCTCCAAAACCGATTTGCTGGCCTTCGACGACTACGGGCTGGCGGCCGCCATTGGCGCGTTTCCGCTGCCCGTGCTCACCGGCATCGGGCACGAGCGGGACGAGGCCGTGGTGGACATGGCCGCACACCTGGCCCTGAAAACGCCGACTGCCGTGGCCGCCTTCCTTTCCGAAAGGCTGGCCCGCCTCGATGCCGTGTTCGAGAGCTATGGCGCCCGGGTGCAGGAGCTGGCCCAACAGAGCCTCTATGCCGCCGCCGCCCACCTCGACCGCCTGGGCCGCCGCACCCACCAATCGGCGCAAGGCTGCCTGCAAGACCACCACACAGCCCTGCGCCAGCGCGTGCGCGCTACCGCGCCGCTGGCCCGGCAGCGCCTGCGGCAGCAGGAGGTGCTGCTGAGCCAGCAGCGGCAGGCCTTGCAGCGGGCCGCCCACCACGCGGCCGAAGACCAGCACCGCCACCTGCGCCGCCTGGGCCAGCTGCTGGCCCGGCGCTTCCGCTACCTGCACCGCCGCCGCCGCGAGCAGCTGCTCACGCGGCGCTTCCAACTGCAGCTGGCAGCTGAGCGCCTGCTCCACCGCGCCGAAATCCGGCTGCTGGAAATGACGAGGAAGTGA
- the xseB gene encoding exodeoxyribonuclease VII small subunit, with amino-acid sequence METTYRDAIAELETILRALETDTVDVDELTARVQRSATLIRLCKQKLRTAEDAIDRVFENLDQDEELPEPEAPAPTPPTKRAPKTPRDTSGGLLF; translated from the coding sequence ATGGAAACCACCTACCGCGACGCTATAGCCGAACTGGAAACCATTCTGCGGGCCCTCGAAACCGACACTGTGGATGTGGACGAGCTGACGGCCCGCGTGCAGCGCTCGGCCACGCTCATCCGCCTCTGCAAGCAGAAGCTGCGCACCGCCGAAGACGCCATTGACCGGGTTTTCGAGAACCTCGACCAGGACGAAGAACTGCCCGAGCCCGAAGCCCCCGCCCCTACGCCACCCACCAAGCGCGCCCCCAAAACCCCGCGCGACACCAGCGGCGGCCTGCTGTTCTAG